From Vespula vulgaris chromosome 11, iyVesVulg1.1, whole genome shotgun sequence, the proteins below share one genomic window:
- the LOC127067586 gene encoding ATP-binding cassette subfamily G member 4 isoform X1, with protein sequence MKLEGNCSKDDDTNGILLQSRKNSAVRLQVVPSPPKTITHLPKRPPVDLAFSDLVYKVREGRKNNVKTILKSVSGRLRSSELTAIMGPSGAGKSTLLNILTGYKWAGVEGSITMNGHERNLSVFRKLSCYIMQDNQLHANLTVAEAMKVAASLKLGKHVSKDEKEEVIQEILETLGLSEHRHTMTSNLSGGQKKRLSIALELVNNPPVMFFDEPTSGLDSSSCFQCISLLKTLARGGRTIICTIHQPSARLFEMFDALYTLAEGQCVYQGSTSQLVPFLRTINLNCPSYHNPASFIIEVACGEYGDNLKNLVNAIKNGKYDIREGHPFPDIKNEGLNNSGANSSFEKDVESIENQREVKDKKNVNNMEEKFPENEQIKEINNGGIIPSYVTNDIVKQAPEVTIPISNEKDNVKTALLDNTIIVTPERYPISEIVQFWIVLKRALLFSRRDWTLMYLRLFAHILVGFLISALYYDIGNDGAKVLSNLGFLFFNMLFLMYTSMTITILSFPLELPVLLKENFNRWYSLKAYYLALTVSDIPFQAIFCIIYVTIVYFLTSQPAEIMRFSMFLSACLLISFVAQSVGLVVGAAMNVQNGVFLAPVMSVPFLLFSGFFVSFDAIPVYLRWITYLSYIRYGFEGTALATYSFAREKLKCFQVYCHFKNPETTLEELDMLDADFTLDILALLLIFVVLRIAAYLFLRWKLKSAR encoded by the exons atGTAAAAACAATCTTAAAATCTGTGAGCGGCAGACTCCGTTCTAGTGAATTGACAGCCATTATGGGACCATCTGGTGCTGGAAAATCAACTCTTTTGAATATACTTACCGGATATAA atGGGCAGGAGTAGAAGGAAGTATAACAATGAACGGACACGAAAGGAATTTAAGTGTCTTTAGAAAACTCTCTTGCTACATCATGCAGGATAATCAGCTTCATGCCAATTTAACTGTCGCTGAAGCTATGAAGGTCGCTGCAAGTCTCAAACTTGGAAAACACGTTTcaaaagacgagaaagaagaagtg ATacaagaaatattagaaactCTAGGTTTATCCGAACATAGACATACTATGACCTCGAACTTGAGCGGCGGTCAAAAGAAAAGACTTTCGATCGCCCTTGAACTTGTCAATAATCCTCCCGTCATGTTCTTCGATGAACCCACAAG tGGATTGGATTCATCATCTTGTTTCCAATGTATATCCCTGCTGAAGACATTAGCTCGTGGTGGAAGAACAATCATTTGTACGATTCATCAACCCAGTGCAAGATTATTCGAAATGTTCGATGCGTTATATACTTTAGCCGAAGGTCAATGCGTTTATCAAGGATCTACTTCTCAGCTGGTACCTTTCTTAAGAACAATTAATCTGAATTGTCCAAGTTATCATAATCCAGCTTCTTTCA taATCGAAGTCGCTTGTGGAGAATACGGtgacaatttaaaaaatttggtGAACGCgattaaaaatggaaaatacgaTATACGCGAAGGCCATCCGTTTCCTGATATCAAAAATGAAGGTTTGAATAATTCTGGAGCAAACTCTAGTTTCGAGAAGGACGTAGAATCAATTGAAAATCAACGAGaagttaaagataaaaaaaatgtcaataaCATGGAGGAAAAATTTCCAGAAAATGAACAAATCAAGGAAATCAATAATGGTGGAATTATTCCGAGTTATGTCACAAACGATATTGTTAAACAAG CTCCCGAAGTAACGATACCTATTTCTAACGAAAAAGACAACGTCAAGACGGCACTCCTCGACAACACGATCATCGTTACACCGGAAAGATATCCTATCTCAGAAATCGTACAATTCTGGATCGTTTTGAAGAGAGCGTTACTTTTCAGTCGAAGAGATTGG aCTCTGATGTATCTTCGTCTATTTGCTCATATTCTGGTAGGCTTTTTAATAAGTGCACTTTATTACGATATTGGTAATGATGGTGCTAAAGTACTAAGCAATCttggatttttattcttcaacaTGTTATTCCTTATGTACACGTCCATGactattacaattttatcCT TCCCGTTAGAACTTCCAGTACTCCTCAAAGAGAATTTCAACAGATGGTATTCTTTAAAAGCGTATTATTTAGCCCTCACTGTGTCGGACATACCTTTCCAG gctattttttgtataatctACGTAacaatcgtttattttctaacgAGTCAACCGGCTGAGATAATGAGATTCAGCATGTTCCTAAGTGCCTGCCTGTTGATATCATTCGTCGCACAATCAGTAGGTCTTGTCGTCGGTGCTGCCATGAATGTACAAAATGGTGTATTTTTAGCGCCAGTAATGTCAGTACCGTTCCTATTATTCTCGGGTTTCTTCGTCAGTTTCGATGCCATTCCTGTTTATCTTAGATGGATAACTTATCTTAGTTACATCAGATATGGTTTTGAAGGAACAGCATTAGCTACTTATTCCTTCGCACGAGAAAAGCTCAAATGCTTCCAG GTATACTGCCACTTCAAAAATCCAGAAACGACATTAGAGGAACTCGATATGCTCGATGCCGATTTCACTCTGGACATTCTTGCTCTTCTTTTGATATTCGTTGTTCTACGAATTGCTGCGTATCTGTTTCTCCGTTGGAAATTGAAGTCAGCACGATAA
- the LOC127067586 gene encoding ATP-binding cassette subfamily G member 4 isoform X2, with the protein MVKKEKYDVQNSCYGNGVDRKNSAVRLQVVPSPPKTITHLPKRPPVDLAFSDLVYKVREGRKNNVKTILKSVSGRLRSSELTAIMGPSGAGKSTLLNILTGYKWAGVEGSITMNGHERNLSVFRKLSCYIMQDNQLHANLTVAEAMKVAASLKLGKHVSKDEKEEVIQEILETLGLSEHRHTMTSNLSGGQKKRLSIALELVNNPPVMFFDEPTSGLDSSSCFQCISLLKTLARGGRTIICTIHQPSARLFEMFDALYTLAEGQCVYQGSTSQLVPFLRTINLNCPSYHNPASFIIEVACGEYGDNLKNLVNAIKNGKYDIREGHPFPDIKNEGLNNSGANSSFEKDVESIENQREVKDKKNVNNMEEKFPENEQIKEINNGGIIPSYVTNDIVKQAPEVTIPISNEKDNVKTALLDNTIIVTPERYPISEIVQFWIVLKRALLFSRRDWTLMYLRLFAHILVGFLISALYYDIGNDGAKVLSNLGFLFFNMLFLMYTSMTITILSFPLELPVLLKENFNRWYSLKAYYLALTVSDIPFQAIFCIIYVTIVYFLTSQPAEIMRFSMFLSACLLISFVAQSVGLVVGAAMNVQNGVFLAPVMSVPFLLFSGFFVSFDAIPVYLRWITYLSYIRYGFEGTALATYSFAREKLKCFQVYCHFKNPETTLEELDMLDADFTLDILALLLIFVVLRIAAYLFLRWKLKSAR; encoded by the exons atGTAAAAACAATCTTAAAATCTGTGAGCGGCAGACTCCGTTCTAGTGAATTGACAGCCATTATGGGACCATCTGGTGCTGGAAAATCAACTCTTTTGAATATACTTACCGGATATAA atGGGCAGGAGTAGAAGGAAGTATAACAATGAACGGACACGAAAGGAATTTAAGTGTCTTTAGAAAACTCTCTTGCTACATCATGCAGGATAATCAGCTTCATGCCAATTTAACTGTCGCTGAAGCTATGAAGGTCGCTGCAAGTCTCAAACTTGGAAAACACGTTTcaaaagacgagaaagaagaagtg ATacaagaaatattagaaactCTAGGTTTATCCGAACATAGACATACTATGACCTCGAACTTGAGCGGCGGTCAAAAGAAAAGACTTTCGATCGCCCTTGAACTTGTCAATAATCCTCCCGTCATGTTCTTCGATGAACCCACAAG tGGATTGGATTCATCATCTTGTTTCCAATGTATATCCCTGCTGAAGACATTAGCTCGTGGTGGAAGAACAATCATTTGTACGATTCATCAACCCAGTGCAAGATTATTCGAAATGTTCGATGCGTTATATACTTTAGCCGAAGGTCAATGCGTTTATCAAGGATCTACTTCTCAGCTGGTACCTTTCTTAAGAACAATTAATCTGAATTGTCCAAGTTATCATAATCCAGCTTCTTTCA taATCGAAGTCGCTTGTGGAGAATACGGtgacaatttaaaaaatttggtGAACGCgattaaaaatggaaaatacgaTATACGCGAAGGCCATCCGTTTCCTGATATCAAAAATGAAGGTTTGAATAATTCTGGAGCAAACTCTAGTTTCGAGAAGGACGTAGAATCAATTGAAAATCAACGAGaagttaaagataaaaaaaatgtcaataaCATGGAGGAAAAATTTCCAGAAAATGAACAAATCAAGGAAATCAATAATGGTGGAATTATTCCGAGTTATGTCACAAACGATATTGTTAAACAAG CTCCCGAAGTAACGATACCTATTTCTAACGAAAAAGACAACGTCAAGACGGCACTCCTCGACAACACGATCATCGTTACACCGGAAAGATATCCTATCTCAGAAATCGTACAATTCTGGATCGTTTTGAAGAGAGCGTTACTTTTCAGTCGAAGAGATTGG aCTCTGATGTATCTTCGTCTATTTGCTCATATTCTGGTAGGCTTTTTAATAAGTGCACTTTATTACGATATTGGTAATGATGGTGCTAAAGTACTAAGCAATCttggatttttattcttcaacaTGTTATTCCTTATGTACACGTCCATGactattacaattttatcCT TCCCGTTAGAACTTCCAGTACTCCTCAAAGAGAATTTCAACAGATGGTATTCTTTAAAAGCGTATTATTTAGCCCTCACTGTGTCGGACATACCTTTCCAG gctattttttgtataatctACGTAacaatcgtttattttctaacgAGTCAACCGGCTGAGATAATGAGATTCAGCATGTTCCTAAGTGCCTGCCTGTTGATATCATTCGTCGCACAATCAGTAGGTCTTGTCGTCGGTGCTGCCATGAATGTACAAAATGGTGTATTTTTAGCGCCAGTAATGTCAGTACCGTTCCTATTATTCTCGGGTTTCTTCGTCAGTTTCGATGCCATTCCTGTTTATCTTAGATGGATAACTTATCTTAGTTACATCAGATATGGTTTTGAAGGAACAGCATTAGCTACTTATTCCTTCGCACGAGAAAAGCTCAAATGCTTCCAG GTATACTGCCACTTCAAAAATCCAGAAACGACATTAGAGGAACTCGATATGCTCGATGCCGATTTCACTCTGGACATTCTTGCTCTTCTTTTGATATTCGTTGTTCTACGAATTGCTGCGTATCTGTTTCTCCGTTGGAAATTGAAGTCAGCACGATAA